One stretch of Actinacidiphila sp. DG2A-62 DNA includes these proteins:
- the serS gene encoding serine--tRNA ligase has translation MHDARALIDMGDEAVRRLARRGYALDLSSVESLQSRRNQSIRIADELRAESKTVATEVQKAAKSGGDTSALKDQARKLKEQIREAEAEQERAQEELTQFLLIIPNLPADEAPDGDSEDFAVEQRRVGTPPSFSFEAKDHVDLGESMGILDFGRATKLSGPRFSVLRGVGAALERALVTLFLDLHTRRHGYTEHSVPFLVTRKTMTGTGQLPKFEEDLFATGVADRELFLIPTAEVPLTNLYADEIIPPAELPIALTAQTPCFRSEAGSYGRDTRGLIRQHQFSKVEMVRICAPGDSRAEMERMTGHAEACLKELDLAYRVVTLAAGDTGFSAQLTYDIEVWLPSQNTYREISSVSDFGTFQGRRAGIRTRDEHGKSTPAATVNGSGLPVGRTLAAVLEQHQQPDGSVLLPQSLVPYLGFRRITADGKPSEA, from the coding sequence ATGCATGATGCACGCGCTCTGATCGACATGGGAGACGAGGCGGTACGCCGTCTCGCCCGTCGCGGCTACGCCCTGGACCTCTCCTCCGTTGAGTCCCTCCAGTCCCGCCGCAACCAGAGCATTCGCATCGCCGACGAGCTGCGCGCCGAGTCCAAGACGGTCGCGACCGAGGTGCAGAAGGCCGCCAAGTCCGGCGGGGACACGTCCGCGCTGAAGGACCAGGCACGCAAGCTGAAGGAGCAGATCCGCGAGGCGGAGGCCGAGCAGGAACGGGCTCAGGAGGAGTTGACCCAGTTCCTGCTCATCATCCCGAACCTGCCTGCCGACGAGGCCCCCGACGGTGACTCGGAGGACTTCGCCGTCGAGCAGCGGCGCGTCGGCACCCCGCCGTCCTTCTCCTTCGAGGCGAAGGATCACGTGGACCTCGGCGAGTCCATGGGCATCCTCGACTTCGGCCGCGCCACCAAGCTGTCCGGCCCGCGCTTCAGCGTTCTGCGGGGCGTCGGTGCGGCTCTGGAACGGGCCCTGGTCACGCTCTTCCTGGACCTGCACACCCGCCGCCACGGCTACACCGAACACTCCGTGCCGTTCCTGGTCACACGCAAGACCATGACCGGCACCGGCCAGCTTCCCAAGTTCGAGGAAGACCTGTTCGCCACAGGGGTCGCGGACCGCGAGCTGTTCCTCATCCCGACGGCCGAGGTTCCGCTCACGAACCTGTACGCCGACGAGATCATCCCGCCCGCCGAGCTGCCGATCGCCCTTACCGCGCAGACGCCCTGCTTCCGCTCCGAGGCCGGCTCGTACGGCCGCGACACCCGTGGGCTGATCCGCCAGCACCAGTTCTCCAAGGTGGAGATGGTCCGCATCTGCGCGCCCGGTGACTCCCGGGCCGAGATGGAGAGGATGACCGGTCACGCCGAGGCGTGCCTGAAGGAACTCGACCTCGCCTACCGCGTCGTCACCCTGGCCGCCGGTGACACCGGCTTCTCCGCTCAGCTCACGTACGACATCGAGGTCTGGCTGCCCAGCCAGAACACCTACCGCGAGATCTCCTCGGTCTCCGACTTCGGCACCTTCCAGGGCCGCCGCGCCGGCATCCGCACCCGTGACGAACACGGCAAGTCCACCCCGGCCGCCACCGTCAACGGCTCCGGCCTGCCCGTCGGCCGCACCCTGGCCGCTGTCCTGGAACAGCACCAGCAGCCCGACGGCTCCGTCCTGCTCCCGCAGTCCCTCGTTCCGTACCTCGGCTTCCGCCGCATCACGGCGGACGGCAAACCCTCGGAGGCATAG